The window CCGCGCCGACGGCGGTCCGGGCGTTCATGAAGTGGGGCGAGGAGTACCCCGAGCGTCACGACCTCTCCTCGCTGCGCCTGCTCGGTAGCGTCGGCGAACCGATCAACCCCCGCGCCTGGGAGTGGTACTACGAACACATCGGCGACGAGCGGTGCCCGATCGTCGACACCTGGTGGCAGACCGAGACGGGGGCGATCATGGTATCGACGCTCCCCGGGGTCGATGGGATGAAACCCGGCGTCGCCGGCCCCGGCCTGCCCGGAATCGACGTCCAGGTCGTCGACGACGACGGCGACCCGGTCGCACCCGGACAGACTGGCTATCTCACCGTCGACCGTCCCTGGCCCGGCATGGCCCGGACGCTGTACGACGGCGACGACCGGTTCCGGAGCGAGTACTGGGAGCAGTTTTCCGACCCCGACGGGGACGACTGGACCTACTTCAGCGGCGACGCCGCCTCGATCGACGAGGACGGCTACGTCACCGTCCTCGGGCGCGTCGACGACGTGATCAACGTCTCCGGCCGTCGCCTCAGTACGATGGAAATCGAGGGCGCGGTCACCGACGCCGACGGCGTCGCCGAAGCCGCAGTCGTCGGCCGCTCGAGCGAGACCGCCGGAACCGACATCTACGCCTACGTCAGCACCGAGAACGACTGCGACCCGGACGACGACGTGCGCCGGGCGATCGAAACCGCCGTCGAGTCGACCATCGGCGACATCGCCGTCCCCGCGGAGATCGTCTTCACGCCCGAACTCCCCAAGACCCGCTCGGGCAAGATCCTGCGGCGACTGCTCGAGGACGTCGCGAACGGCGAGGAACTGGGGGACACGAGCGCACTCAGGAACCCCGAAATCGTCGGAGAGATCCAGTCCGAGAGCGGCGCCGTCGACGCCGACGAGTGACGTGTTTCGGAGTTTCGAATATCACGAAACGTCGATGTCGAGTTCGAATCCGTACGATCACGGAAGCACCTGGAACAGTCGCCGACAGTCGGTAGAATTATATTCGCAAGACCAGAAAACGCGAAACAACCTATGAGCGTCGATGCGGGGAAGGCCGACGTCCTCTCGAGGCGACAGTACGAGTCCCTGCTCGACGCCGCCGAAACGTACCGCGAGGCGCTGGTCGTTCGGCTCTGTGGGGACGTCGGCCTGCGCCCCGCGGAACTCGCCCGACTCACGATCGACGACGTCGAACAGGCGCGGATCGACCCGCCGCGGTATCTGGTCCGCGTGCCGGGAACCGAGGAAGGGCGTGACGGCCGGACCGCGTACCTCCCGACAAGGGTCGAGCGCGAACTCCGGCGGTACGCCAGGAGCAACGACCTCTCCCCGGCAGATCGGATCTTTTCGGTGACTCCGCGTCGACTCCAGATGCTCGTCTCCGACGTCGCCGACCGCGCGGCCGACCTGTACGACGACCCCGCGCTCGCGGACGTGTCGACGGGCGACCTCCGTCACTACTTCGCGTACCGCTCGCTCGTCGACCGCGGGATCAACCCTCGCGTCGTCAAGGCCGCCGGCGGCTGGCGCAGTTTCGAGGCCCTCGAGTCGTACCTCCCGGAGCCGACCGAGGCCGAGATCGTCGACGCCTTCGAGGCCATCGAGCGGCCGTCGGACCCGCGAGGCCGCGACCGGTCCCGGGCAGGCGACAGGGCGGACACGGTCGGCGACGATAGCGTCGTCCGGCTCCTGCTCGCCGCGAGCGACCAGTACGCGCTCGTCCGCCTCGACGAGGACGGCTACGTCGAACGCTGGAACCGCAGCGCGGCCGCCATGTTCGGCTACCGGGCCGGCGAAATCGTCGGCACGCACGTCTCGGCGTTCTACCCGGACGACGCCGTCGACGAGGGAGAGCCCGAGCGGGTGCTGTCGGCCGCCCTCGAGGACTCGGGCCACGAGGTCGAGGGGTGGCGCGTCCGCAAGGACGGGTCGACGTTCCGCGCGACGACGGTCGTCACCCCGCTGCGGGACGACCGGGGGCGACACCGCGGCTACGCGCTGTTCGTCCGCGACGTCTCGAGCTACTACGACGAACTCGCCGACCTCCGCGGCCGCCGGGCGGAACTCGAACGCCGGTACGCGCTGGCCCGGCGACACCGCGAACTGACGGAGTCGTTGCTCGAGGCCGACGACCACGAGGCGGTCGAGACGGAGACCTGCGAGACGCTGGCCCGGGGCGACGGCTACGAGTTCGCCTGGATCGACCGGACGACGATGGCCGACCGCCGCCGGGAGTGGCGCGTCGCGAGCGGGATCGAACCCGACGCGATCGACCCGCTCGCACCCGAGACGTGGGAGGCCGGGTCGACGGAGGACGACGACCGCTCCGAGGGCGAAGGAGACAGAGACTCCAGTATCCGGGTCGCCGAGCGCGACGGCCGGACGTTCGCACGCGTCCCGCTGGCGTACGGCGATACCACCTACGGCACGCTGACGGTCACGACCGACCGGGAGTCGGCCTTCGACGGGGACGAACGGTCCTGGCTCGCGACGATCGGCCGCCAGGTCGGCTACGCGATCACCGCCGTCCGCCGGCGGAACCTCCTGCTGTCGGATCGCGTCGTCGAGTTCGACCTCGCCTGTCGGGACGACCGCTCGTTCCTCGTGGACGTCTCCGAGCGGCTGGACTGTCGGTTCGAACTCGACTCGCTCGTGCCGACCTCGGAGTCGACCCAGCTGTACTACCTCCGGCTCGAGGACGCCGAGCCCGCGGCCGTGTTCGACCTCGCCCAGGAGAGCGACAGCGTCGCGGACTTCCGGCTGATCGAGACCTACGAGGACGGCTGGCGCGTCGAGTTCGTCGTCGAGGGCTCGTCACCGCTGTTGACCCTCTCGGAGTACGGCGTCACCGTCCGCGCGGCGACGGTGGAGTCCGGGACGGCGACGATCACCGGCGAGTGCGCCGGCGACGCGGACCTGCGGACGATCGTCGACGGGTTCCGGGCCGCGTTCCCCGACTCGGAACTGGTCGGCAAACGCGAGGCCGAACGGACCGTCCGGACCGCCCGCGAGTTCCGCGAGGGCCTCGAGGAACGGTTGACCGACCGCCAGGTCGCCGCGTTGCGAGCGGCGTACTTCGGAGGGTACTACGACTGGCCCCGCGAGAGCACGGCCGAGGAGATCGCCGACGCAATGGGGGTCTCCTCACCGACGCTGCACAACCACCTCCGGAAAGGCCAGCACGAACTCCTGCGGACGTTCTTCGACGACCCCTCCGACGACCGCCAGGAGTCCGACGGCGAGCGGGCCGCGACGACCGAGTGAGCAGTCATCGCTGTGGGACCTAAGCCTCTAGAGCGTTCGTGCGACGGACCGAACCGCCCCTCGCTCGAGACCCGTTCCGACCGTTCGATCGCGCGTTCTGGGATCGGTCGGGCGCGATGACCGGCGACTGTTCGGATTATTTCAATATTCGATAGTAGAAATATTCTGATACCCGTCGGTTCGGCGAGTCCATTTGGTACAACTAGAGGCCGCCTTTACTATGGTCCTTGCAGATTGGTTGTGTGTATCATGTCACAGGAGGATGCCAGTCTCGAGGCACGGCTCGAGGAGCAAGAGACGTTCGAACCTCCCGAGTCGTTCGTCGAGCAGGCGAACGTCTCCGATCCGGGGATCTACGAGGAGTTCGAGGAGAACTGGCCCGAGTCGTGGGAGCGGGCAGCGGAGTTCCTCGACTGGGACGAGCCCTACGACGAGGTATTGGACGAGTCCGAAGCGCCGACCTACCAGTGGTTCACCGGCGGGGAACTGAACGCGTCGTACAACTGTCTCGACAGGCACGTCGAAAACGGTGCGAAGAACCGGGCCGCGATCAAGTGGGAGGGTGAACTCGGCGAAACGCGGACCTACACCTACGGCGACCTTCTCAACGAGGTCAACGAGTTCGCGGCTGCGCTGCGGGACCTCGGCGTCGAGGAGGACGACGTCGTCACGATGTACATGCCGATGGTCCCGGAACTCCCGATCGCGATGCTAGCCTGTGCGCGCATCGGTGCGCCACACAGCGTCGTCTTCGCGGGCTTCTCCGCGGACGCGCTCGCGACCCGGATGAACGACGCCGACAGCGAGTACCTGATCACCTGTGACGGCTACTACCGGCGCGGGGACGCCCTCGACCACATCTCGAAGACCAACGAGGGCCTCGAGGATGTCGAGCACGAGACCGAGACCGTCGTCGTCGACCGGCTGGGCGACGACCTCGACCACTCGCTGTCCGAGAGCCAGCACGACTACGACGAACTGGTCGAGGCTCACGCGGGCGAGACGGTCGAACCGGTCTCCCGGGACGCCGAGGACATGCTGTTCCTGATGTACACCTCGGGGACCACGGGCAAGCCGAAAGGCGTCAAGCACACGACCGGCGGCTACCTCTCGTACGTGACCTGGACGAGTCACTCGGTGCTCGACCTCGAGCCGGAGGACACCTACTGGTGTTCGGCGGACATCGGCTGGATCACGGGTCACTCCTACATCCTCTACGGGCCGCTCGCGCTGGGGACGACGACGGTGATGTACGAGGGGACGCCGGACTACCCGGACAAGGATCGCTTCTGGGAGATCGTCGAGAAAAACCGCGTCGACGTCTTCTACACCGCGCCGACGGCGATCCGCGCGTTCATGAAGTGGGGTAAGGAGTACCCCGAGCGCCACGATCTCTCGTCGCTGCGCCTGCTGGGAACCGTCGGGGAGCCGATCAACCCGCGGGCCTGGAAGTGGTACTACAAGCACATCGGCGGCGAGGAGTGCCCGATCGTCGACACCTGGTGGCAGACCGAGACCGGCGGCCACATGATCACGACGCTGCCGGGCATCAACGAGATGAAACCCGGCTCCGCCGGCCCCGGCCTGCCGGGGATCGACGTCCGAATCGTGGACGGAGCCGGCGAGGAGGTCGACGCCGGCGAGGCCGGCTACCTGACCGTCCAGAAACCCTGGCCCGGGATGCTCCGGACCCTCTACCGGAACGACGAACGGTTCGTCTCCGAGTACTGGGAGGAATACTCCGACCCCGAGGCTGACGAGTGGGTCTACTTCCCCGAGGACGGCGCGAAGATCGACGACGACGGCTACATCACCGTCCTCGGCCGCGTCGACGACGTACTCAACGTCTCCGGGCACCGGCTGGGGACGATGGAGATCGAATCCGCCGTCGTCGGCGTCGAGGGAATCGCCGAGGCCGCCGTCGTCGGCGGCGACCACGAGGTCAAAGGTGAGGCCGTCTACGTCTACGCGATCCCCGAAGACGGCTACGGCGACCAGGAGGACGAACTCGAGGAGCGAGCCATCGAGTCGGTGGAGGACTCGATCGGCCCGATCGCACGGCCCGAGGAAGTGGTTTTCACGCCAGAACTGCCCAAGACGCGGTCGGGCAAGATCATGCGCCGACTGCTCGAGGACATCGCCAGCGGCAACGAACTCGGGAACACCTCGACGCTGCGTAACCCCGATATCGTCGACCAGATCGCCGACCAAGTCGAGAACGACTAACCGACCACAGCTTCGGTTTTCGGTTTTCCGCGAATCGACCGGAACCCGAACCGAGACCACGCGAAAGAATATGAGAGATAATAACACTCAAGATTCGGACGACGAACTCGAAACGGACGGTGGGGTGGCCGGCGGACACGGCCAGGCCCACCGAGACACCGACTACCTCAACCAGGAGGTCAACCTGCTCAAGCCCAGCACCCCGTTCATGCGCGACCATTTGCGGGTGGTCTGGACGGGGTTCGTGATCTGGGTCGTGGCCGTGTTTGGACCGGTGACGCTGACGTACCTGGCGACGGACGCGATGACGACCCAGATGCCGGTGCTTGGTTTCCCGTGGCACTACTTCCTGGTCGCGTTCGGCGCGCCGACCAGCGCCTTGCTCCTGTCGGTGTGGTACTCGCGCAAGCGGGACGCGCTCGACGAGAAGTACGGTATCGATCACACGACCCCCGAAGGAACCGAACACGGCGGAGCGACGGCCGCCGACGGTGGTGTTGACGAATGACTGGGACTGGGACTGAGACTGGGATACCGGGGATCACGGCCCTGCCGCTACAGGAAAGTCTGCTCCCCGAATCGCTGGACATCTCGTTCAAGGTGGTTCCGGCCGTCCTCGTGCTGGGGATGCTGGCGCTGTTCCTCGCGATCGGGTTCGTCTTCCGCGTGGCGGACACCGAAGACATGTGGGTCGCCGGCCGCTCGATCGGGAACGTCGAGAACGGGATGGCGATCGGCGCGAACTGGATGTCCGCCGCGTCCTACCTCGGGATGGCGGCATCGATCGCACTGGCCGGCTTCTACGGGCTGGTGTTCGTCGTCGGCTGGACGACGGGATACTTCATCCTGCTGATCTTCCTGGCGGCGCAGCTGCGCCGGTTCGGGAAGTACACCGCACCGGACTTCGTCGGCGACCGGTTCAACTCCGACAGCGCCCGCGCGATCGCCGCGGTGACGACGTTCCTCATCGGGTTCGTCTACGCTATCGGCCAGGCGAAGGGCATGGCGCTCGTCGGCCTGTACGTCTTCGGCGACTTCGGGTTCCTGCTCCCCGGACTCGACGGCTACCAGGTGATGGTCATCTTCATGATGGCGATCACCGTCGGCTACCTGACGCTGTCCGGGATGCTGGGCGCGACGAAGAACCAGGCGGTCCAGTACACCATCCTCATCGTGGCGTTCCTGGTCGGCCTGTTCGTCGTTGGCTACACGAACGGCTACTCGACGGTGCTGCCGCAACTCGAGTACGGCATGCTGATCGACGACCTCGGCAGCGAGTTCTCCGAACCGTTCGTCACCTCGAGTTACTACCTGTGGATCGCGACGACGTTCTCGCTGATCGTCGGGACCTGCGGGCTACCCCACGTGCTGGTGCGGTTCTACACGGTCGAGAGCGAGCGGACGGCCCGCTGGTCGACCGTCTGGGGGCTGTTCTTCATCTGTCTCCTGTACTGGAGCGCGCCGGCGTTCGCGGCGTTCGGGACCGACCTCTACACCACGAACGTCCGCCCGACGTACGGTGATCCCGGCATGGCGAGTGCGGCAAGCGAGGTCATCGTCGTGCTGGCCGCTCAGCTATCGAACCTGCCCGAGTGGTTCGTCGGCATCGTCGCCGCGGGCGGGATCGCCGCGGCCATCGCGACGGTCGCCGGGCTGTTCATCGCCGGCTCGTCGGCGATCAGCCACGACATCTACACGAACATCATCAACGAGGACGCGACCCAGCGTCAGCAGATCCTCGTCGGTCGCCTCTCGATCGTCGCGCTGGGCGTGCTGACCACGCTCGCGGCACTCGACCCCGCGTCGTCGATCGCCGCGCTGGTTGGCTACGCGTTCGCACTGGCTGGCTCCGTGCTGTTCCCGATGTTCTTCATCGGGATGTGGTGGGAGAACGCCAACCGCCAGGGTGCCCTCGCGGGCATGACCACCGGGCTGGTCCTCTGGTCCATCCCGATGATCAACGAGATCGTTCCGACGTACGTCTCCTCGCTGGAGGCACCGCTGTCGGCGGGGCTGGCACAGTGGATGCCGGCCATCGGCTCGGCGCTCATCACGCTGCCGATCGTCTTCGCGGTCACGATCATCGTCTCGCTGGTGACCGACGACCCGCCGGCCGAAACGAAGCGTATCGTCCGCCAGTGTCACAGCCCCGAACCGATGGGCCAGCAACAGACCGCGGAAGACGTCGTCGCCGACGGGGGCGAAAGCCAGACCCCCGCGGATGACTGATCCATGTACGAGAAAATCCTCATTCCGACCGACGGAAGCGACACGGCAGCCGGTGCCGTCGATCACGGCATCGATCTCGCCGAAAAGTACGACGCCGAGGTTCACGCCCTGTACGTGGTCGATACCGACTCGATGAGTATCACCCTGGGCGGCGAACAACTCGATCGCATCGAACAGGGGCAGTTCGACGAGATGGACGAGATCCGGGAACGGGCCGAAAGCGCCACCGGGTACGTCGCGGACCGGGCCCGGGAACGTGACGTTCCGGCCGTCGAGCACATTTCGGCGGGACGACCCCACTCGCTGATCGGCGATTACGTCGAGGACAACGGCATCGACCTCGTCGTCATGGGCTCACACGGCCGTTCGGGCATCACGCGGGCGCTGCTCGGCAGCGTCACCGAACGAACGCTCCGGTCGACGCACGTGCCGATCCTGGTCGTCGACGCGCAGGCCGAGTAGGCGGTCGCCGACCGCACCGATTTTTCCGAGACGGACGTTACCGGCTCGAGCGCTGCCGGCTGGTGGCGAGTTCGAAGTTCCAGACGAACCCGAAATACGCCACGACGCCGGCGAACATGCACGCGTAGTACGCCCACGTCGGCCCGTCGACGAACGTGAAAAGCACCTCGACCATCGTCACCCAGACGACCGCGAACGCGAGGTCCGCCAGGATCCCCCACCGTTCCTCCCGTGCCGTCGCGAGTCGTTCACGGATGTCGCTCATCGATCGCTCACCCGTCCGTTCGTCGGTTCGCCGACGACTAGCTCCATCGTGCGAACGTTTCGCAGGCAGTGGAAAAAGCCTATCGGGAGTCGCGAAGCGAAACCCCCTAACCGACCCCGCTCCGAGGTCCGCTATGCACGACGACGAACCCGAAGCCGCCGTCCTTCGGCTCGGCCACCGGCCCGGCCGGGACGACCGGATGACGACCCACGTCGGACTGACGGCCCGCGCACTCGGGGCCGACCGCGTGTGGTTCCCCGACAACGCCGGCCAGTCGCTCGAGACCGTCGCGGACATCACCGATCGGTTCGGCGGCCCCTTCGAGGCCGACCTCACCGACTCCCCGAAGGCACTGCTCCGCGAGTGGGACGGCCGCGTCGTCCATCTGACGATGTACGGGGAACGCGTCCAGGACGTCGAAACCGAGATCCGACGCGCCCACCGGGACGACGGCGAACCGGTCCTGATCGTCGTCGGCTCCGAGAAGGTGCCGTTCGACGTCTACGAGCTAGCCGACTGGAACGTCGGCGTCACGAACCAGCCCCACTCGGAGGTCGCCGGCCTCGCGGTCTTTCTCGACCGCCTGTTCGAGGGCGAGGAACTCGAGGCCGAGTGGGAGGACGCAGACCGCCGGGTCGTCCCGATGGAGACCGGGAAGCGAGTCGAGTCGCCCGACGAAACTGGGACGGAGGCAAGCGACGATGGGTGACTGACCGGGCCCGTCTCGAGGCCAAGGCGCGAACAGGGACAGTCGCGAGGCCTGCCACTTCGCGGCCAACCTATTTGACCGCGTTCGTGGCAATGCGCCTGTGAGCGAAACCACCAGCTACGAGGAAGAGGTCCCGCGCGAAGAGGCGGCCGACCTGCTACAGGCGCTCGCCAGCGAGGTCCGCGGCGACAGCGGGGACATCGCGGAGGTACAGGTCGGCAACAAGACGCTGACGCTCCGTCCCGGCGCGACGGTCGAGTACGGTATCGAGATCGAGGAACGCTCGCCCATGCTCGGCGGCGACCGCGAGGAGATTACCGTCACTATCGGCTGGGAAGCAAGCGAGGCGGAGTGACCGGTTCGCGTCGCGAACTCGAGTCGTCCGTCGCCGATCTCCGTCACCGGTCTCCGCCGCCCGGGACGTCCGGAGGCAGTTGACAAGACTTAATGGCCGGATGGCGTTATACGTAGGTAATGGCTTTTGAGGACCTGCTCGAGGATCCGGTCGTCCAGAAGTACTTACACGAGCTGGTCGGTCCCAAGGGGATGCCCGTCGCGGCGGCGCCGCCGGACGGGGAAGTGACCGACGAGGAACTCGCCGAAGAGCTCGATCTCGAGCTGAACGACGTGCGCCGGGCGCTGTTTATCCTGTACGAGAACGACCTCGCCAGCTACCGACGGCTGCGCGACGAGGACTCCGGCTGGCTCACCTACCTCTGGACCTTCGAGTACGACAATATCCCGGAGAACCTCGAGGAAGAGATGTACCGGCTCCACGACGCCCTGGAGGAGCGCCAGGAGTACGAGCGCAACCACGAATTCTACCTCTGTGAGATCTGTTCGATCCGGTTCGAGTTCGGCGAGGCGATGGACTACGGGTTCGAGTGTCCCGAGTGTGGCTCGCCGGTCGAATCGATGGACAACGATCGACTGATCAACGCGATGCACGACCGGATCGAGGCGCTCGAGGACGAACTCAACATCGAGAAAACGGACGCGGAAGCCTGATGGTCGTACTTGCAACCAAACTCTACGTCGACGGCGACGCCCGCGAGCGGGCGCTGGATTCCCTGCGGTCGCTCGTGGACAACGAGATCGGCGAACTGGCCGTCGAGTACGAACTCGGCGTCCGCCACGACGACTTCCCCTCGGTCACGATCGAGGGCGACGACGCCACCGTCGCACGCAACGTCCTCCGCGAGGAGTTCGGTGAGATCGTCCCCGATCTCGAGGACGGCGAGACCCACGTCGGCACGCTCGAATCGTGGGACGAGGAGGGGATCGCCCTCGACGCCGGAACGGCGGTCCGGATCCCGACCGACGAACTCGGGCTCGGGCCCGGTTCACCGACGCAACTGCGCGAGCGGTACGGGCTGGTCCAGCACATGCCCCTGCGGTTCGTCTACGACGCCGACGGCGCGTCGCGACTGGCCGACGAGGAGCGGGACCGCCTCTACGACTGGACCCGCGGCAACGGCCGCCTCAACGTCAACAGCGCCACCCGAGCGGAGGTTCGCGCGACGCTGAACCGCGCCGGTCACGCCCAGGACTACGTCACGGTCGAACGGCTGGGCCTCCTCGAGCAGAGCGTGATCTGTACCGAAGATACCGACCCGCCGGGGCTGCTGGCCAGCGTCGGCGAGTACCTCCCGGCGGAACTGCGCTGTGTCGTTCCCTGATCCCGGTAGATCTAGATACGTATGAATCGACGCCTCCTTCTCGCCGTCGTCGCGGTCGCACTGCTTGTCGGCTTCGCCGGCTGTTCGACGATCTTCGGCGGCATCTCCGACGAAGAACTCGATCGAGAGGTCGAGTACGACGACCTGCGCGACAGCGACGCGGACGTCGCCATCGAGATCGAAGACGCCGGTCTGATCACCAACGGCGAGTTCCGCGCGGTGTACGACCTCAACGGCACCGAGGAACTGTCGCTGTACCGCTCGTCGTTCTACCGCGACGAGGCGCTGGACGTCTACGGGGTCCGGTACTACCACCCGAACGGGACGGAAATGACGGGCTCGGAACTCGAGGTCGATCAGAGCCGCTCGAGCACCGAGATCACCGTCCCCGACGGGAACGGGACGCTCGCGTTCTCGGGAAGCGCCGGGAGCCGGACGTTCCGGCTGCCGGCCTTCGTCGAGGGATCCTACGAAGTGACCCTCCCCGAGGGGTACCGGACGTCGAACTTCCTGTTCGGCGACGTCAACCCGGGCGGCTACGAACGGGAGATCGTCGACGATCGGGAGCGACTGGTCTGGGATCAGGTCGATAGCACGATCTCGCTGCGGTTCTACCTGACCCGGGACATCACGCTGTTTACCGGCCTGATCGGGGTCGTCGTGGTGCTCGGAACCCTCGGTATCGGCTATTACTACCTGCAGGTCAAGCAACTGCGGGAGCAACGCGAGGAGATGGGGCTAGACGTCGAGCTCGAGGACGATTCGGACGACGGGCCGGGGCTACTGTAGGGGGCGCGACTGGGCTCGATAGTCGGTTCCCGGCTGCCGGTTTTCTTCCGTTTCCGTCCCCTTTCATGCTCGTTTTCGGAACCGACGACGAGTCAGGGGACCGCTCCGTCACCGTCGATCAGCCGTGGATCGCCCGCTCGTCGAGCAGGATCGCGCCGCCGTCCTCGAGGGTGAACCGGCCCTCGACGTGGCTGGTGGCGACCCGCGGCGGTTCGAGGGCGTCGCGCTCGATCGTCCTGGTCCTGCCGACGCGATCGACGAGCCACCCGTAGTAGGCGCCGTCGCCGTCCGTCACTCCGAGAACGAGCAACGTCGGCTCCGCCGGCTGGGGGCGGTCGCTGGACCCGGCTCCGACGCCGGTGAAGATCCGCGCCAGGTCGACGATCCGGACGCGTTCGCCGTCGACGGTGATCGTACCCGCGTTCCACGGCTCCGGAGCACTCATTACGGGTTCGGGGTCGGACACGCCGAGCACGGTCGCGATAGCGTCCGTCCGGACGCAGTAGCGGTCGTCGGCGAGGCCGAACGTGAGGACCCGGAGCGGACCGGCGTCGCGGTTCGAACCGTGACTCGAGTTCGCGTCCGGGTGCCGGTCGTCGTCAGGGACCGGATCGTCGACGTCGGAGGGCGGGGTCATTCTCCCGCAGCTACTCAGTTAGCGAAAATAAGGGTTGGGGACGCCGGAGCGTCCGTTCGCTGGGGTTCGATAGCCGATCACCGCCCCGTCGACGGCCGGGACGAACCGGCCGAGCGCGGTGAACGTTTTTATCGCTGGACTGG of the Halobiforma lacisalsi AJ5 genome contains:
- a CDS encoding VC_2705 family sodium/solute symporter, translating into MTGTGTETGIPGITALPLQESLLPESLDISFKVVPAVLVLGMLALFLAIGFVFRVADTEDMWVAGRSIGNVENGMAIGANWMSAASYLGMAASIALAGFYGLVFVVGWTTGYFILLIFLAAQLRRFGKYTAPDFVGDRFNSDSARAIAAVTTFLIGFVYAIGQAKGMALVGLYVFGDFGFLLPGLDGYQVMVIFMMAITVGYLTLSGMLGATKNQAVQYTILIVAFLVGLFVVGYTNGYSTVLPQLEYGMLIDDLGSEFSEPFVTSSYYLWIATTFSLIVGTCGLPHVLVRFYTVESERTARWSTVWGLFFICLLYWSAPAFAAFGTDLYTTNVRPTYGDPGMASAASEVIVVLAAQLSNLPEWFVGIVAAGGIAAAIATVAGLFIAGSSAISHDIYTNIINEDATQRQQILVGRLSIVALGVLTTLAALDPASSIAALVGYAFALAGSVLFPMFFIGMWWENANRQGALAGMTTGLVLWSIPMINEIVPTYVSSLEAPLSAGLAQWMPAIGSALITLPIVFAVTIIVSLVTDDPPAETKRIVRQCHSPEPMGQQQTAEDVVADGGESQTPADD
- a CDS encoding tRNA (cytidine(56)-2'-O)-methyltransferase is translated as MHDDEPEAAVLRLGHRPGRDDRMTTHVGLTARALGADRVWFPDNAGQSLETVADITDRFGGPFEADLTDSPKALLREWDGRVVHLTMYGERVQDVETEIRRAHRDDGEPVLIVVGSEKVPFDVYELADWNVGVTNQPHSEVAGLAVFLDRLFEGEELEAEWEDADRRVVPMETGKRVESPDETGTEASDDG
- a CDS encoding amphi-Trp domain-containing protein, with product MSETTSYEEEVPREEAADLLQALASEVRGDSGDIAEVQVGNKTLTLRPGATVEYGIEIEERSPMLGGDREEITVTIGWEASEAE
- the acs gene encoding acetate--CoA ligase, yielding MSQEDASLEARLEEQETFEPPESFVEQANVSDPGIYEEFEENWPESWERAAEFLDWDEPYDEVLDESEAPTYQWFTGGELNASYNCLDRHVENGAKNRAAIKWEGELGETRTYTYGDLLNEVNEFAAALRDLGVEEDDVVTMYMPMVPELPIAMLACARIGAPHSVVFAGFSADALATRMNDADSEYLITCDGYYRRGDALDHISKTNEGLEDVEHETETVVVDRLGDDLDHSLSESQHDYDELVEAHAGETVEPVSRDAEDMLFLMYTSGTTGKPKGVKHTTGGYLSYVTWTSHSVLDLEPEDTYWCSADIGWITGHSYILYGPLALGTTTVMYEGTPDYPDKDRFWEIVEKNRVDVFYTAPTAIRAFMKWGKEYPERHDLSSLRLLGTVGEPINPRAWKWYYKHIGGEECPIVDTWWQTETGGHMITTLPGINEMKPGSAGPGLPGIDVRIVDGAGEEVDAGEAGYLTVQKPWPGMLRTLYRNDERFVSEYWEEYSDPEADEWVYFPEDGAKIDDDGYITVLGRVDDVLNVSGHRLGTMEIESAVVGVEGIAEAAVVGGDHEVKGEAVYVYAIPEDGYGDQEDELEERAIESVEDSIGPIARPEEVVFTPELPKTRSGKIMRRLLEDIASGNELGNTSTLRNPDIVDQIADQVEND
- the tfe gene encoding transcription factor E, with the translated sequence MAFEDLLEDPVVQKYLHELVGPKGMPVAAAPPDGEVTDEELAEELDLELNDVRRALFILYENDLASYRRLRDEDSGWLTYLWTFEYDNIPENLEEEMYRLHDALEERQEYERNHEFYLCEICSIRFEFGEAMDYGFECPECGSPVESMDNDRLINAMHDRIEALEDELNIEKTDAEA
- a CDS encoding DUF2110 family protein, yielding MVVLATKLYVDGDARERALDSLRSLVDNEIGELAVEYELGVRHDDFPSVTIEGDDATVARNVLREEFGEIVPDLEDGETHVGTLESWDEEGIALDAGTAVRIPTDELGLGPGSPTQLRERYGLVQHMPLRFVYDADGASRLADEERDRLYDWTRGNGRLNVNSATRAEVRATLNRAGHAQDYVTVERLGLLEQSVICTEDTDPPGLLASVGEYLPAELRCVVP
- a CDS encoding universal stress protein, which translates into the protein MYEKILIPTDGSDTAAGAVDHGIDLAEKYDAEVHALYVVDTDSMSITLGGEQLDRIEQGQFDEMDEIRERAESATGYVADRARERDVPAVEHISAGRPHSLIGDYVEDNGIDLVVMGSHGRSGITRALLGSVTERTLRSTHVPILVVDAQAE
- a CDS encoding DUF4212 domain-containing protein, which codes for MRDNNTQDSDDELETDGGVAGGHGQAHRDTDYLNQEVNLLKPSTPFMRDHLRVVWTGFVIWVVAVFGPVTLTYLATDAMTTQMPVLGFPWHYFLVAFGAPTSALLLSVWYSRKRDALDEKYGIDHTTPEGTEHGGATAADGGVDE
- a CDS encoding bacterio-opsin activator domain-containing protein, coding for MSVDAGKADVLSRRQYESLLDAAETYREALVVRLCGDVGLRPAELARLTIDDVEQARIDPPRYLVRVPGTEEGRDGRTAYLPTRVERELRRYARSNDLSPADRIFSVTPRRLQMLVSDVADRAADLYDDPALADVSTGDLRHYFAYRSLVDRGINPRVVKAAGGWRSFEALESYLPEPTEAEIVDAFEAIERPSDPRGRDRSRAGDRADTVGDDSVVRLLLAASDQYALVRLDEDGYVERWNRSAAAMFGYRAGEIVGTHVSAFYPDDAVDEGEPERVLSAALEDSGHEVEGWRVRKDGSTFRATTVVTPLRDDRGRHRGYALFVRDVSSYYDELADLRGRRAELERRYALARRHRELTESLLEADDHEAVETETCETLARGDGYEFAWIDRTTMADRRREWRVASGIEPDAIDPLAPETWEAGSTEDDDRSEGEGDRDSSIRVAERDGRTFARVPLAYGDTTYGTLTVTTDRESAFDGDERSWLATIGRQVGYAITAVRRRNLLLSDRVVEFDLACRDDRSFLVDVSERLDCRFELDSLVPTSESTQLYYLRLEDAEPAAVFDLAQESDSVADFRLIETYEDGWRVEFVVEGSSPLLTLSEYGVTVRAATVESGTATITGECAGDADLRTIVDGFRAAFPDSELVGKREAERTVRTAREFREGLEERLTDRQVAALRAAYFGGYYDWPRESTAEEIADAMGVSSPTLHNHLRKGQHELLRTFFDDPSDDRQESDGERAATTE